GGACTTGGCCTTCTTTCAACATAATACCGACCTCCCTGACGTGTAAAGTGAATGATTCTTATTTTGCATGATTTAAATTATAATCCTGCAAAAAGAAGCATCCCCATCATATTCCATAAAATTTTACTTGTCAAGGCAAAATGAAATATTTTAAACACTATAATTCATATTTGTGATAGAACTTGATTTTTTTTGATTTTTTTAATAATTATTGTGTATTTTATGAAAGAGAAAGACTAAAAAAATGCACTTAAAAAACAGTTGCTTTTCTTGCTTTTGCAACAGGGTGAAACGTCTTCCATTTTGTGGAATGACGTCATGCCGTATTACACCCGTTTTCAAAAGCGCAAAATATTGTGTGCGCAGGAAAATATTGTTTTCTCTGGCGGCCCCATAAACAAGAAAAGAAGGCCCATACTATGGGGCCTTCTTTTCGCCACTGTCGAATTTACTTTTTTGCTTCGCTAAACGTCTTTCTCATAGAGGCTTTCAGGCTCGTGATTGTTTCCGCAATTACACGGATTTCCTTCGCTGTACAGTCGGCGGTAATTTTTGTGATCTCATTTTGAAAGACATAACTTGTATGATCAATATTTCCGCAAAGCAGTTCATCCGGTGAAACCTCCAACGCATTAACAATAGCGATGAAGGTTTTTAAGCTGGGGATCGTGTTCCCTGTTTCAATATGGCTGACGTGCGTTGTACCGGTGCATATGAGTTCCGCTAATTTCTCTTGTGTAATTCCTTTTGCGGTTCGCGTTTTACGAATTCGCTTTCCAATATCAAGGTAGTCCACCATGATCTCTTTTACCTCCGATAAAATTTGATACTTGTATTGTATGTGCAGTTTGACCGTGCTATAATGGTCTAAAAGAGCAGTTAGACCAAATAATTTAATAACGAACAATTATTATTCCTTATCAGTAACGGTAAACTTGATTGTGGAGATGACAAAAATGAATGATTTGCCGGGATTCCAGCTAACTCTTGATCACATACTCCAAATTATGCCCCATAGTCTGTTTACACATATGAGCCGTGTAGAATTGTATACGAGAGTATTTTGTTTTTGCATCGCATCCAACAGGCACCCGGAAATGAATTTGGAAGACTGCCTGATGTTTGGGCGAGCCGCTTTTTTCCACGATATCGGGAAGCTGTGGGTGGATAGCTCTATTTTGGAAAAACCGGATAAGCTGTTGCCGGAAGAAGTATTGATTGTACAGCAGCATCCGATCTATGGGAAGGATATTTTGGAATCCTTAAAGCTGAATTCCAATAGCTTTCAGGATGAACGATTTCTTCGTTTGGCAGTATCAGCGGCGCTGGGCCACCACGAGCGGTGGGATGGCCGGGGGTATCCCTTTGGAATAAAAGGCCGGGATATTCCCATTGTGGCCAGGATCACTTCGATTTGTGACGCTTTTGATGCCATTATCAGCGGGCGGCCTTATCGCCATAAGCGATCTGCGGATGAAGCGTTCTGCGAAATTGCAAGGTGTGCGAATACCCAGTTCGATCCCGTCCTTTCGGATTTGTTCCTGCAAAACAAAGATTTGATCCTGAAAGCAGTATGGGCGCAGATGCAGCACGTTTAGAATGACGCCATGTAAACTGGAGAGGTGACATCTTAAAGTTTGTTTCAACTAACTGGCCCGAAATAATTTGAAGGTAAATTACTTTAAAAGGAAAGAGAGGGACTGTTCCGAGTGCAGTTCCTGTGGTCAATCCCCTTTTATCATAGTAGATACAGGGTGTCGCTTTTGAGCGAATGTGCAGGCAGGTAAATGTTTCGAATACAGAGCAAAACAGGGAATATACTCAATGATGAAGAATATCCCTTGCTAATCGAAGTGAAAAAAATGCATAAAATGGCCGGAGATGATTCCAATATGGAAATCATCTCCGGCCGTTTCTTTATAGATTAATAAAATCAGTCAATATAGAAAGGTTCCCCAGCGCGGGGAACCTTTTTAGGAACAGAGATTAATGCATGCGGTGTCAATGGACATCTTAAGGGGAAAGGCTCCCTTAGGGAAGAGAGCTTTTGTTGTGTTTGATCAGGACTGGCGCAGCTTGCACAGCTCGCCGGCCACCTTGGCGCCGAGGGCGGCATTGTTGTACACCAGGTGAATGTTGGCCTCCAGGCTCTTGCCGCCGGTGATCTTCTGAATTTTATCCAGCAGATAAGGAGTAGTTTCCTTTCCCTTGATGCCAAGTCGGTTCGCCTCCGTGCAGGCGTCATCAATGGATTTTGCGATGTAATCATGATCCATGGCAAATTCCTCGGGGATCGGGTTGGTGACGAGCAGCCCGCCCTTTAGGTTCAGGTCTTCCTTTGCCTGAAAGATGCCCGCCAGCTCCGCCGGGGTATCCACACGGTAATCCACCTTGAAGCCGCTTTTGCGGGTGTAGAACGCGGGCAGCTCCTCTGTCTGGTAGCCAAGAACGGAAACACCCTTTGTCTCCAGGTATTCGAGAGTCA
Above is a window of Faecalispora anaeroviscerum DNA encoding:
- a CDS encoding HD-GYP domain-containing protein — translated: MNLEDCLMFGRAAFFHDIGKLWVDSSILEKPDKLLPEEVLIVQQHPIYGKDILESLKLNSNSFQDERFLRLAVSAALGHHERWDGRGYPFGIKGRDIPIVARITSICDAFDAIISGRPYRHKRSADEAFCEIARCANTQFDPVLSDLFLQNKDLILKAVWAQMQHV
- a CDS encoding helix-turn-helix domain-containing protein is translated as MFVIKLFGLTALLDHYSTVKLHIQYKYQILSEVKEIMVDYLDIGKRIRKTRTAKGITQEKLAELICTGTTHVSHIETGNTIPSLKTFIAIVNALEVSPDELLCGNIDHTSYVFQNEITKITADCTAKEIRVIAETITSLKASMRKTFSEAKK